Below is a window of Streptomyces spongiicola DNA.
ACGGGCGCGGGTCGGTACGGCGCGCAGGTCGGTACGGCGCGCAGGTCAGTACAGATGGATCGCCAGATGGCCCAGCGGAAGCCCCAGCCGCCACGCCGGCGTCCAGACCTGGCTACCCTCGCAGGCGGCAGGGTCCACCGGAAGGGCCGGATGCAACGGGCCGGCGCCGTCCCCGAGATCGGCGGCGAGCAACTCGGTCCGCTCCAGCCAGCCCCACGAAGCGCGGGCCAGATCGAGATCGGGGTCCGTGCCGGGGGGGTCGAGCGACTCCCGCTCGGCCATCCGGTCGCGCACCCACTCCTGCCAGGGATGCCCGTACGCCGTGACGGACAGCCACTCGTCCAGCCGCGACGCCGTCAGCACACCGGCCGGGCAGTCCTCCGCGCCGCACAGATAGACCGTCAGCGCCAGCGTCTCCCGGCCGGCTCTGTACTCCAGCGAACCCGGCTCCACCAGACCGCCGGTGCGCAGCACCTGGTCGGCCAGGAACTCGGCGCACAGCCAGGCCATCGGGACCGCCAGACCGCCTCCGCTGGTGCCGTTCGTACTCTCGGGCCGCACTCACTCCACCTTCTCCCCGGACGTGTTCGGGCACGGGTCTCGACGACGAGCCTCCACCCGAAGACACGCGTCGCGGTTCCTCTTTACTCAACTTGGGCGGGTGGTTTCGAATCCGGTCGGGCCGGGAGTGTGGCACCGGGGAGACCGGATGTCCAAGGGGGATGCGGGGACGGAAGTGAACCGCCTGAGTCCGCAGGAGTCCGCACGGGTCCGCACCGGTCCGCTCGCGGCGGCGCGGCTCGGCTCGGGGTGGCCCGGGTCCGCTCGCGGCGGCTCGGCTCGGGTCCGGTCGCGCTCCCGTGCCGTCCCGTCGCGCCGGGCCGCGCCGTGCCGTCCTCCCGCCCGTGGGAGCCCGGTGGCGTTCCCGACCCGCAGGACCCGGTGCCCGTGCCGTCCTCCCGCCCGTGGGAGCCCGGTGGCGTTCCCGACCCGCAGGACCCGGTGCCCGTGCCGTCCTCCCGTCAGTTGCCCCTCCGGACCCGGGTGTCCGCACCCGGCGGCAGCGCTCAGGCCGCCGAGGAGAGCGGTCTTCGGCTGTAGCCGGGCAGACTCCGGGCCATGGCACGCAGCGCGTGGTGAGAACGGGACTTCACGGTGCCCTGCGGAATGCCGAGGGCGCTCGCGGCCTCTGCCACACTGCGGCCCCGGAAGTAGATCTGCACCAGAACGGCACGGTGCTCGGGGCTCAGCGACCTCACCGCGGCCCGCACATCGACCGCGGCGACCGCGCGGTCCGTCACGTCGGCCGGGTCCGGCGTCGCGGCCAGGACACCGTCGGCGATCTCCGCCGGCCGTGCGAGCCGCGCCCGGCGCGCATCGATCGCGAGGCGCCGGCCGACGGTGAAGAGCCACGGCCGCATCGACTCGTAGGGCGCGTCGAACGCCTCCGGGTGCTGCCAGGCCCTCAGCAGGGTCTCCTGCAACAGGTCCTCCGCGCGCTGCCGGTCCCCGTAGGTCAGCCCGACGAGGAAGCCGAGCAGGGCGGGACCGTGTTCGCGCTGCAGCTCCGCCAGGGCCTGCTCATCGGTCGTCGCCGTTGCCGTCGCCATCGCCGGCTCCCTTCCCGCTGGATCTTGCCGTGCCCCGAGAGTTCGGTACTCCGGGAATCCGGTGCTGTGTGCTTAGTGGCGTATACGAGCGCATCGGCAGGCGGAGGGACAGGCGCCACACTCGGGTGTGCGGCGAGCGGTCGCACGGAGCGGCGAGTGGTGCGCCGAACGGTCGACCGGACCCGGCTCGCCGTCGGCCGCGACCGGCCGGTGCCGGGAACACCGCGGAAGGCGGCGGCCGTAGCGCCCCACCGCAGGGTTCACCGCCGCAGGGGGAAGCCTCTCCGCGCTACCCGGCCCCCCGGCCGCCCGGCCGCCTCGCGGTTCTCCGCGACCGCACCCGCCGTCGCTTCGGCGGTGTCCGCCACCGGTGCCCGGTGCCCGGTGCCCGGTGCCCGATGCCCGGTGCGGTGCCCCGGCGGCACCGGCGTCACCGGCGTCCGCACGTACACCGGCGCCGACCGCGGGTTCCACCGCCGGGCCGATCGCCGCAGTACGGTGCCGTCTGCTGCGACGCCGCGAGACGTCCAGCTCCCGTGTCATCGTGTCCGCCGTCCCCGTGCTCCCGTGCTCCCGCGCTCCGCGCCCGCGCCCCGCCCGACGAGCGGCCCGACAGGCGGCCCGGCGGTGCCCTCCCTAGAGTGCGGAACATGAGCGTCAGCGCGGCGGAGCGTGGGACAGGCGCCCGGAGCGGTCTCGCGGCCAGGGTGCCGGGCGCCTTCGCGATGTTCTTCGCCCTGCTCGGGGTGTACTGCGTGGTGATCGCGCTCATCGCCCCCTTGCGGAGACTGCTGAACCCGGTCTCCGCGTTCCTCGACCTGGTGGCCGTGCCCGTCAGCGCCAACCTGGCGTACGCGGTCTTCCTGCTGCTGCTGGCAGCGGCGATCGGCGCCCGCAAGAAGGCCGCGTGGTGGCTTGTCGTCGCCTACCTCGCCCTGCTGGTCCTCACCGACGTCCTCACCCTGGTGCTGCTGCGGGACTGGTCCTGGATCCCCAACCTCGTCCTGTGCCTGATCGCCCTCGGGGTGCTCTTCGCCGCCCGCGGTGAGTTCTACGCCCTGACCCGCCGCGGCGCCCTGCGGCTCGCCCTCCTCGTGCTCGTCCTCGGGCTCGTGCTGGCCGTCCTCGTCGGCTGGGCGCTCGTGGAGATGTTCCCCAACGACCTCCCGCAGGGACAGCGGCTGGTGTGGGCCGCCAACCGGGTGCTCGGCGGGCTCGTCTCCAACGCCCGGTTCGACGGCACCCCGCCCCGCGCCCTCTTCTTCCTCCTCGGCCTCTTCGGCGCGCTCGCGCTGCTCAACTCCGCCCGGACGCTGTTCCGCTCCCAGCGGATGGAGGCCGCTCTACACGGCGACGAGGAGCCCCGGATCAGGGCCCTGCTCGCCGCCTACGGCTCCCAGGACTCGCTCGGCTACTTCGCCACCCGCCGCGACAAGGCCGTCGTGTTCCCGCCCAACGGCAAGGCCGCCGTCACCTACCGCGTCGAGGCGGGTGTGGCCCTCGCCAGCGGGGACCCGGTCGGGGACACGGAGGCGTGGACCCCCGCCATCGAGACCTGGCTGGACGTCGCCCGCCGCCACGCCTGGGCGCCCGCCGTGATGGGCGCCTCCGAGGACGGCGCACGTGCCTACGCCCGCTCCGGGCTCGGCGCCATCCAGCTCGGGGACGAGGCGATCCTGTACGTCGAGCGCTTCGACCTGAACGGCCGGGACATGCGCGTCACCCGGCAGGCCGTCGGCCGGGTCCGCAGGCTCGGGGCGGCCACCCGCATCCGCCGCCACTCCGCCCTCGGCGCCGGGGAGATGAAGGAGGTCATCGACCGGGCCGACGCCTGGCGCGACACCGAGACCGAGCGCGGCTTCTCCATGGCCCTGGACCGGCTCGGCGACCCCGAGGACGGCGACTGCCTGCTGGTGGAGGCCCTCGACGCCGACGGGAACCTCATCGCCCTCCTCTCCTTCGTGCCCTGGGGACACGACGGGATCTCCCTCGACGTGATGCGCCGGGACCGCGACCACGCGCCCAACGGGATCATGGAGTTCATGGTCGCCGAGCTGTGCGCGGAGGCCCCGCAGCTCGGCGTGCGCCGGATCTCCCTCAACTTCGCCGTCTTCCGCTCCGTGTTCGAGGAGGGCGCCAGGATCGGCGCGGGTCCGGTCCTCCGGCTCTGGCGCCGGCTGCTCCTGTTCTTCTCCAGATGGTGGCAGCTGGAGGCGCTGTACCGCTCCAACGTCAAGTACCGGCCCGTCTGGTACCCGCGCTTCCTCTGCTACGCGGACGCCGGCGCGCTCGCCCGCATCGGTCTCGCCTCCGCGATCGCCGAGGGCTTCGTTTCCGTACCCCGGCTGGGCAGGCGCTGGGGCGGCGGCCGGCCGCGCGGAGCCGTCGCCGGACCGGTCGCGGGCACCAAGGACCTCCCGCCGCTCGACACGCTCGGACTCGCCGGACCCGACACCGTACGGCCCATGGGGGAGCGCCGGATGCCGGAGCAGGTACGCATCCGCCACCGCAAGCTCGAACGCCTGCGCGCGCGGGGTGTCGACCCGTACCCGGCCGGCGTCACCGCGCGCACCGGCCCCCTCGCCGCCGTACGAGCCGCCCACCCCGACCTGCCGGCCGGAGCCCGCACGGGCGAACGGGTCACGGTCGCCGGGCGGGTCATGGCCGTACGCGACTTCGGCGGAGTCGTCTTCGCGGTGCTGCGCGACTGGTCCGGCGACCTCCAGATCGCCCTGACCCGCGACGGTTCCGGCCCCGATGTGCTCTCCGCCTTCTCGTCGGACGTCGACCTCGGCGACCACGTCACCGCCACCGGCGAGGTCGGTGCCAGTGACCGGGGTGAACTCAGCGTCTTCGCCGACGCCTGGCAGCTCACCGCCAAGTGCCTGCGCCCGCTGCCCGACAAGCGCCGCGGGCTGGCTGACCCGGAGGCACGGGTCCGCCGCCGCTATCTCGACCTGGTCACCAGTCCCGACGCCCGCGGTGTCGTCCGGGCCCGCTCCACCGCGGTCCAGGCACTGCGGCAGGGGCTGCTCGACCGCGGCTATCTCGAGGTCGAGACCCCGATGCTCCAGCAGGTCCACGGCGGTGCCAACGCCCGTCCGTTCACCACGCACATCAACGCCTACGACATGAACCTGTATCTGCGGATCGCGCCGGAGCTGTTCCTCAAGAGGCTGTGCGTGGGCGGCATGGAGAAGGTCTTCGAGATGGGACGCACCTTCCGCAACGAGGGCGTGTCGTACAAGCACAACCCCGAGTTCACGATGCTGGAGGCCTATCAGGCTTTCGCCGACTACGACGTGATGCTCGATCTGGCCCGCGAACTGATCCAGGGCGCCGCCGTCGCCGCGTTCGGCGCGCCCGTCGCCCACACGAGGGGCCCCGACGGCACGCTCGCCGTCCACGACATCTCCGGTACCTGGCCCGTCAGGACGTTGTACGGAGCGGTGTCCGAGGCGCTCGGCGAGCAGGTCGACGCCGACACCGGCGAGCAGCGGCTGCGCAGCCTCTGCGACCTCGCGGGAGTGCCGCACGGTCCCGACGACACCCGCGGTGACGTCGTCCTGGAGATGTACGAGCGGCTGGTCGAGGAGAAGACCCGGCTGCCCACCTTCTACAAGGACTTCCCGACGGACGTGTCTCCGCTGACCCGCCGGCACCGCCGTGATCCGCGCCTCGCCGAGCGCTGGGACCTCGTCGCCTTCGGTATCGAACTGGGTACCGCATACACGGAGTTGACCGATCCGGTCGAGCAGCGGCGACGTCTCACCGCCCAGTCGCTGCTCGCGGCCGGCGGGGACCCCGAGGCCATGGAACTCGACGAGGACTTCCTCGACGCGCTGGAGTACGCCATGCCGCCGACCGGCGGGCTCGGCATCGGCGTGGACCGGCTGGTGATGTTCCTGACGGGGCTGACGATCCGCGAGACCCTGCCGTTCCCCCTGGTGCGCCGACACTGAGACGGCGGGCGGACCGCTTCCGGCCCTGGCCCTGGCCCGGTCCCGGTGCCGGTCCCGGTCCGGCCCCGGTCCCAGTCACCGGACCGGGCCGCCGGACGGGCAGCCCCACCGCCGGGCCGCCGGGCCGCCCCCGGGAAGCGGCCGTTGCGGGTCGGCGTCAGCGCGTGGTGACCATGCGGGCGAAGACGACGACGTTCCCGTCGTAGCCGGTGCCGCGCGAGTAGCCGCCGCCGCAGGTGATCACGCGCAGCTCGGGTGTGCCGGTGTCGCCGTAGACCCGTGCGCCGGGGAAGTCGTTCTTGGAGAACACCTCGACGCCGTACACCTCGAAGACCGCCACCCGGCCGTCGTAGCGCGTCACCTCGACGTGCTGGCCCTTCTGCATCGATCCGAGCCCGTAGAACACGGCGGGCCCGCCCGCGTTGTCGACATGGCCGACGACCACGGCGGTGCCCTGCTGACCGGGGGCGATGCCGTT
It encodes the following:
- a CDS encoding sigma-70 family RNA polymerase sigma factor; protein product: MATATATTDEQALAELQREHGPALLGFLVGLTYGDRQRAEDLLQETLLRAWQHPEAFDAPYESMRPWLFTVGRRLAIDARRARLARPAEIADGVLAATPDPADVTDRAVAAVDVRAAVRSLSPEHRAVLVQIYFRGRSVAEAASALGIPQGTVKSRSHHALRAMARSLPGYSRRPLSSAA
- the lysX gene encoding bifunctional lysylphosphatidylglycerol synthetase/lysine--tRNA ligase LysX; translation: MSVSAAERGTGARSGLAARVPGAFAMFFALLGVYCVVIALIAPLRRLLNPVSAFLDLVAVPVSANLAYAVFLLLLAAAIGARKKAAWWLVVAYLALLVLTDVLTLVLLRDWSWIPNLVLCLIALGVLFAARGEFYALTRRGALRLALLVLVLGLVLAVLVGWALVEMFPNDLPQGQRLVWAANRVLGGLVSNARFDGTPPRALFFLLGLFGALALLNSARTLFRSQRMEAALHGDEEPRIRALLAAYGSQDSLGYFATRRDKAVVFPPNGKAAVTYRVEAGVALASGDPVGDTEAWTPAIETWLDVARRHAWAPAVMGASEDGARAYARSGLGAIQLGDEAILYVERFDLNGRDMRVTRQAVGRVRRLGAATRIRRHSALGAGEMKEVIDRADAWRDTETERGFSMALDRLGDPEDGDCLLVEALDADGNLIALLSFVPWGHDGISLDVMRRDRDHAPNGIMEFMVAELCAEAPQLGVRRISLNFAVFRSVFEEGARIGAGPVLRLWRRLLLFFSRWWQLEALYRSNVKYRPVWYPRFLCYADAGALARIGLASAIAEGFVSVPRLGRRWGGGRPRGAVAGPVAGTKDLPPLDTLGLAGPDTVRPMGERRMPEQVRIRHRKLERLRARGVDPYPAGVTARTGPLAAVRAAHPDLPAGARTGERVTVAGRVMAVRDFGGVVFAVLRDWSGDLQIALTRDGSGPDVLSAFSSDVDLGDHVTATGEVGASDRGELSVFADAWQLTAKCLRPLPDKRRGLADPEARVRRRYLDLVTSPDARGVVRARSTAVQALRQGLLDRGYLEVETPMLQQVHGGANARPFTTHINAYDMNLYLRIAPELFLKRLCVGGMEKVFEMGRTFRNEGVSYKHNPEFTMLEAYQAFADYDVMLDLARELIQGAAVAAFGAPVAHTRGPDGTLAVHDISGTWPVRTLYGAVSEALGEQVDADTGEQRLRSLCDLAGVPHGPDDTRGDVVLEMYERLVEEKTRLPTFYKDFPTDVSPLTRRHRRDPRLAERWDLVAFGIELGTAYTELTDPVEQRRRLTAQSLLAAGGDPEAMELDEDFLDALEYAMPPTGGLGIGVDRLVMFLTGLTIRETLPFPLVRRH
- a CDS encoding class F sortase; this translates as MLTGLALVRNGVDVGMGPPQPAVAASLDEARAHQDSVPLPGTVEPLPYAPASRIAIRAVGVDAPIVDVGLDANGWIEAPAAQDPNLAGWYQNGIAPGQQGTAVVVGHVDNAGGPAVFYGLGSMQKGQHVEVTRYDGRVAVFEVYGVEVFSKNDFPGARVYGDTGTPELRVITCGGGYSRGTGYDGNVVVFARMVTTR